Below is a window of Arabidopsis thaliana chromosome 2, partial sequence DNA.
AAAGGCTCGGATCAAACAACTTGAACATGGTACGTTTTCTCTACAAGTCTCTATGTGGTAGTTATTTAGACCCTGGACATGTTTATAAGCTTATAGAAATGGGTTTCTAAAGTCTTACATTTGCTTCTCTGAAGCCTTCTTGAAGTGTATTCTGCTCCATTAGTTTGTCATCTAGTCCAATCTATTTCATACGATAGCTATTTCTTATTCTCATGACCACTTAGCTTTTCCCATTTCCCTGCCTTCTCAGATGCAAAAGATGATTCCTTTTagttatttcttcttcttataatcTTAGAAATGAGTTATCTTTAGCAAATGGGGATGAGTTAAGAAACATTTGAAGACATCACTTGTAGAAGTTGTTCTCATTCTCTTTTGGGTTATGTACTTATATCATATGTCTTTTGCTACTGTGTGCGTTATGCTTGTTTGAAGATATTATGTATCAAGGTTGTTGAGACTCCATGTTATATCTGCAGGTTGATTACCTGATGTATGTTGAGTATGAacatagtatttttttttattttttatcacCAGAGCGTAATGAACTACAGAAAGATATTGAACAGTTGTGCATGCAACAAGGTGGACCTAGCATTCTTGGTGTGGCTGCTCGGATGCATTTCCAGAGGTATCTTATGGTTTGACTTAAGTTCGTTATTTAGCCAATGAAAGATACTTCATAACTTATTTTACCTCATAGATGTGTAAAATAAGAGCCTTGTTGCTAACAATTATATTAAATGATATTGGGTAATACTATTAGGACAGCTAGCTTGGAGCAGGAAATAGAGAGCTTAAAACTGAAGTTGGCTGCTTGCACAAGGGAGAAACACAATCTTCAAGAGGAGCTTGCAGAAGCTTACCGTGTGAAAGTCAGTTTCTTTGaagcttttaaaataaaaggattttgattttaaaaatgttcCGAAGCAAATGTTTACAAGCTGTCTCTTCAGGCTCAGTTAGCAGATTTACATGCTGGAGAAGTAGCAAAGGTCTCTCTCATTTCATACTAATTTTTCAATCTGCTTTAGAAAATATCCTTCTAAGATCTAAATGTTGTGATGTATTCTTTCACTTCCAGAACTTGGAAGCAGAAAAGCAGGTTAGATTTTTCCAGGGTTCTGTGGCAGCTGCTTTTTCTGAAAGGGATAAGTCAGTAATGGAGGTATGAGGGAATTCCATCTCAGTCTAATGAAAAGAAGCAACATTTATTTTGAGTATGTATTCTTTCTAACTTACTTTTTGATGGTTTCCTGACTTTGACCAGGCCGAAAAAGCTGAAGAGAATGCTGAAATGATGTCACAGAAACTTAGTGAAATTGAGATGCGGTAATTGTGACCCTGTTCACCCTGATTTATTTTACTAGCTCCATTTCTCTTGAAAAATTGACGTTCTGTAGCTGCATCGACTTATCTGAATCTCTCTAAAAATGATGTTCTATAAAAACTTTCCGCCCTCAAGAATTTAGCAAAATATCGATGTTATTACCTAAGCCCTGTGTTACTTATGTTTTCCGCCCTTCCTTGTTTGGTCCCTGGTGCTGGTGAGCTAGGTTGGAAGAACTTAGCTCAGATTGTCTTGTACAGAAGAGACTAAATGACACATTGCAAGCTGACTTGGCAAAACTTGAAGAACAGACTAGAACATATGCAGGGGTAAATTTTTCGTTCTTGTCTACACATAATTCATCCCTAATAGTCTTATTACGTTTTCTTCCCCTTATTTGTCCTCTGAAGTCTACAACTTCtgatcttttatattttacctCCTGAATAAGCTATCACGTATATCTGAATCTTTATGATTCTCAGTTACTAAATTCTTCCataaaggtttgtttttttctctctatctgCTCAGGTGATTGAGAAGTTCTATGATATCCGTAAAGCTTCACTCTGTGAGTCCCTTGAAATGAGTTTGCATGAAAAGTGTGCAAGTTTATTGGATGATCCTATAGAATCATGGACTTTCAATGATCCTTCAACTTCAGATTATGTAGTAAGTTTCTGAAAACATatccaatctctctctctcttttttttttttccggagAAAGCTCTAATTTCGTCATTTGTGTGTTGGCTATTCACCATTGGCTGGTAAAATTGGTCGCAgtagaagattttttttctattgacTAGTACCTCTGGATACCAGCAAATGAGTTTTCTGGaaattgttttggatattgGTTGTTACAATTAATTGTATGATTGCCATAAAGTACAGATAGTAAATGTAAAAACTATCAGAACATATTGAAAAATCGTACTTAGCAGGAATATAGAAGTTCGTGTTTGCTAAAGTGGCAGGAGTCTGGTTTGAGAATAAGGTAgtgttttataaaatttctatGGATTTTATTCAATATCGGTTCTTGTTAATTTGTAAATCCGGAGAGACTTTTCGTTCTTGGATACGAAAAACATCGAGAACCTTGACATTGCATTTGAAGGCAGAGGCAATCTAATTGGccatttttattaatgatcAAATATCTTGGAACTTATTCGCATCATGTAGATACTTTTTAGTATATTCCACTCTGCTTATTTCTTCAGATTCTGAATCTCCTATTCTTTTCCGTCAACCACAAAAGAAGCATAGATAGAAtggaatttttgttttagcaaAATAGATCATTTCTAGGAAGTATTTGTCTATATTCACTAAAAGCTATGGGAAAATGTTTCAAGAGTTATTTGTGTTTGCTAGTGTTGACATGGTTATGGCACTAAGCAATATGTGTCGGATTATTAGGtgatttgttatttctatCTGCTATTTGAACAACTCTTTTCAGACAGGCTGCACTGGAAGGAGAGTTGGGAAAGGTTAAGAACACTGTGGATAATCTTCAGAGTAAATTACGAGTGGTATTTATCCTTTCCTTCCTCATCTGTTTATCTTCAAGTATTATGAACCTAGATGCAGCATTCACTAACGTCAGATATTTGTTACTCTAGGGCTTAGAAATTGAGAATCATTTGAAGAAGAGGGTTCGTGCATTGGAAAAGAAGAATGTGGGTACTCAATGTATTATAATTCCTGAAGTCTAGAATTATTTCTCTTACCCTTTGGTGTCACTGTTAACCTGCTCACAGATTGTTGCAGATGGGCTGATCGTTAATGGCATTACAGATATTCGCCATCATCATTCCCAACTGAGGGCCTACATCATTGCTTTACTTAATGAAGAAGGACTATACATTAAATCGATTTccaaaaatgttgaagaaaaacttaaacttCACTCATCAGAAGTACAGAATGTAGTGCCACCGCAACACGATTTAAAACCTGATGAGTCTGAATGCCGGGATGTGCATATGACTACAGTTGTTGAATCTTGCCAAGTAACGAAGGTGTGATTGCTGGGTGATTTTGCTACcaaatttcctctttttttctctgcaTTTTATGTCtgtattttttgtgttttgtttaggAGGCATAATTTTGGACTTCCtcattatttgtttggttagCTCAAACTTACATCGATGTCTGCAACTGCTACTTAAGACATAATGTCTAGAACCTTAGAGATTCCTAGATCCTAATTCCTCAACCGTAATGGACAATCAGCATCTAATAGCATACTTGATCTTATATAATGTGAAAGTGGTTGGAGCTATTTGAGATTTGGATCGTTACTGTCTCTTACAATTTTTCatgactttttttgttgttgttgtaagaGCGTTTCTCTTCTGAATGCAGCTTGCGGAAGCTAGTATTGCCAAAATCATGGCTGAAAGTAGAGGGGATGCATCTGAAGCCTTTGCACAAGCATTACAAGAGAAGGTTATTCTCATTTCCTAACGATCCATCATACACTAGTGGAGAAGATTCATAACATAATTGCATCTCATGTATCGTGACTGTTGACTAGTCTTCATTGCTTAACGGAAGAAACAATCCTTGGgtcttttttattcatatgaGTATGCTATATCATTTATTTCTGTTGTAgtaatgtgtatatatgatttttgattcttttcgGATGTATTGTTAGGTTGGAGCTCTTTTACTTCTATCACAGCAGGAGGAGAGGCATTTACATGAAGAAAATGTCAATGCAGCTCTTCAGCAGAAAGTAGATGAGCTTCAAAGGAATATCTTGCAGGTTTCCTTTTTCTACATTAAGTTGTTTCCAGATGTtgagatagaaaaaaataatctatttAACTCCTATGGCCAGTTCTGAATAATcttgaaatattcttttagGTGACCAATGAAAAGGTGAGAACCCTTATGGAGTTAGCCCAACTACGACAGGAATATCAGTCGCTAAGAGAGTATGATACCATCCTTTCCTCATAACTTCTTTTAATCAGATTTGTCCTAGTTTTATTTTGCATGAAGTTCCGTTTCTGGTGCTTACATTACATGCTTACCCACATGGTATATTCTGAATACGTGTGCTGCTCTCTCTATCATTCTGTTACGTCTACTTGAAATACATAGTAATATGTGCAATTGATTGCATAGTCGCTAACAATGTAGACAACCTGAAATGTTGTTGATATTAAAAGTTAGGCATGGCACGTTCTGTAAATGGTGTAAGCCGTCTTTTAAAACCAATTTCGCTCTATCTTCTGTTTTGAAGTCAGGGATTTGCTTTGTAATGTTGTTTCCTTGTACCTGCGATGCTAGTGACATTTCTCAGGGATGATACTGtgttgtaaatatttttgattcttatgtAGAGGTAACTGTTACATTCCTCTAAAAATACTATATCATTTGCCAGCAAAATGAGTGGTACAAGAGAGGAAGAATCAACGGGAAACAGTGGCAGGATAGTTATCTCCAATGAGAAAGATGGAAGACTAAAGAATATGTGGAAGAAATCTTACATAAACCGTTGGATTGACCCAAGTTCAAGAGGCGGAAGTCACTTGAACACTGAAGCAGATTATGCCAGTAACATCGAATATTCCAGGTTTGGCATCCTACATCTACATTGTCTTATCGTACTTGGAAGCTTCTGCGATAAATCACTATTGTTTTGGCAGAATGAAAGTAGAATATGCAGCTATAAAAGAGAACCTGGAAAGCATGGGGCACTTGACGACTTCAATCCGCAGGCTCCGTCTAGCGCTCTTGAAGGTAATTTAAGAACACTAGCGTGATATGGATCACTTTTTGGTTCCTTCCTGTTAGGCCAAATTTcagttgtttcttttttttcaggtAAAGGAATTAAATGATACTGAAACAACTGCAAGAAGTTGCGAAGTAGCGATTGCCAACATCCTTGTGGAGGCAACCCATTTGAAGACTGCCCTTGGGATCTCCATACCAATTAGCTGGTCGGCGGAATCAGACATTGAATCAGTTACTGATGGCGAGTCGAGCTGTGAAAGGACCGATTCTGTTTCTGCTGCAGGATTTGAGATGGTGGAGCTTGTTATTCTAGCAGCCGAGATAATGAAAGAACAACACCATTGAAATTCATTCTTCAGTTTGTTACCGGCATTTTAAGTTGGTCTGTGGCTCTgtgaatataatttattgagaatttgatttcaaaatctcttgtaTAACCTCTCATGGGATGATTCACAATATGTGATACATAATATAGTGCAGTTTTCAAGCATCAATTACAAGTTGAACTTCTTGAAGATGACCTGACTCCTTAGTTACCTCCACGCTGAAGCGGGTGGACAAGTTCTTCATCGATGGATTAGTTACAGTCACTCGGTAATGTCCATGCAGTAAGGAAATCTCCGGAGAAAACCCGATTATTCGAcctccttcttcatcattatGTTCATGGTGTTGGATAGGAATCTCTACAGGTTCTTGTTTCCACTCTTGGAGTAATTTGTCAATGAGATCCCCTGCTTGTgtgtttttgaaatctttatCGGCAAGCGTTAACTTGTCGAAACCGGACACTTCAGGCCCTCCATATAGGATTATGGCTTTAACCGCAGGATGTGAGTAAGCTTCCCTCAGAATATCCTCCATGTATTTTACCTATCAAATAAATTGAACCATGGCTTGCTTGTTATGTTACGTTAGCTCAAAGTTTCAAACTAACTCAAACGTGCATTGTATAATCACCTGATCCGGGCACTTGAACATATCAACCTCCGTAAGCCAAACCGGAAAACTCAAAGAGCCTAATGTATCTAATGCGTATCTCATGTAAGCCAAGTTGGGCTGAACTGGAGCAAAGTGACCTTGTGCTCCAATCCCTCctttaatattattgtttccAGGGAATGAAACAATCTCTTGCATCTTCTTTACCACGTTAACAGGGCTCACAACTCTGTCTTTATCATACTCTACCGTGTTGAATTCGTTTAGGAACAACGGTATATCAGGATCCAACTTAGAGGCCAAAGAGTAGACAATAGCTGAAGCGTTTCCACCAAGCATGTTCTCAAAGTAGTTGAAATGTACATTCTCATTCATCACATCCCATCCTATTAGTCTCCCTTTATATCTCTTCATAACCGAGTTCATTCTGTTGAGTGTCACATTCTTTAAATCTTCAGGATCCGTGATCGTCTTTACCCAATTCGGCTGCCAATACTTATCGTCCCACAAGACCGTATGTCCTTTAACTAGAATCGCATTTTCCTCCGCGAGCTGCATCATTGAATCAGCTATTTTGTAGTTCTCTTGACCTCTCACTGCCTCAGTTGCATAccatttcatttcattggTGAATGAAGTGAGTCTAAACCGCGACACAAACCATTCTCTATAGCTATCGCTTTCCAAAATACGGTAGTTCATAGCACAACCAAGGAGGAATGATGGTTTGATCTGTTCTATGGAAATCACTGATCCTTCTAATGCacttttgttcttaaaactcATTTGAAATCTCACTTTATTCTTCCGAATCTGCGAGTTTTTCTCAAAGTCATAGATTGTTTTAAACGCTTATAAAACGTTTTCATAATGTATGTATAATACCTTTTCAATAACTTGGTCTTGTTGTAGCCTCCATTGAGTTTTGTGGAACCGTTGCATCCTCACATTTTGTACTGATATCTCCAAACCCGCTAAGCCATCGCTCTGCTTCGTGTAAATTCCTACATTAGTACTTGAAATCTCCACAAAAGAACACACAATTAGTTCCTTTACCTCGAAGAAAATGTCGATAGGGCCAGAGAAATCAGCGGTAATACCGCCTTTAAGCAAAGACCAGCATCCTCTTTTCGCCATAACTTCACCTCCGAAAACGTTTCTCCCATTCTTCTCACTAAAAGTCATTCCTACTTTTCTCTGACTCTCATTTCTCAACTTCACCCAAGCTGATTCACACACAATTCAAAAACATCATAACTTACTACAcaagcaacaacaaaaccaacattTTCTTACCAGAAGTGATGTATATGTTTCCTTCCCGAAGATCAACTCCCTCTACTACATTTCTGATTCCACCATTTTCGTTGATCTTCAATTCTTTGACTCCTTCACCTCCGGTATTGGCAGTTGTTTGTGGAGGCTCCATGAGGCACTTTCTCATGACATTACATAGATTCAAAACATTGCATTCCATTAATATTTGTAAGTGAAATGTATTTAtagatttgttctttttgttatacCTCTGATTTTAGAGACTGGTCGTAGGAGAAAGGATCCATGCAAATTCCtgaaccaagaagaagaagagagatgaggAAAAGCACCAAGTGGAAAAAGCCATAGTTGAatcttttcatcttttcttgTGACAATTGAGAACTCAAAAATCCTCAATGAGATATGTATGACGACCCTTCTTGTGGGATTAATCCATTATCATGAAATAAGTAACTATTATATAGCACACAAAAGGTACGTATAtacatatttcttattttaataatgCCAGTGGAATAagtataattttcaaattttcttatctttatattGTATATACTGTATAGCAATGTTTTAAAGTTCTATTATTAATACTAtaacattaatataattatataagcTATTTTTAGAACACCAAGGTAAGGTTTTTTTATAATGCATGTAGTGataacttcatatatataattgtttttaatatacatTAGAGAAACTTTCGTGTCTCAaagtgttattttttttttctttttttctaaaactgtattttacatataatCAATGAACTAATGAAGAAATAATACCTTAGTAAAGGGGGgaaaatatacttttaatcGAAACTGCAAATACATCTCACGAGAAAACACATTAAATTAGTTATGacccaaaaatatatgtgTGTGCATGGTTCATGtgaataaaatcaaaatgttcaaaaatacaattaattaaGACATTTTTGTACGGTCTATTTTGATTAATGTAAATGAAAGCATCCAAAATCCATTACAATAACAAATTCAATGttcttttttcaagaaaaagaaaaataacaaacttAATGTTTAAAGTCAACCCAATAATTTTATGTGTCTGAACTGGTGAGTCACCTTTTTTAACAGTACTGGGAAAATATAAAgctagataaaaaaaataagaaacattcACGAATcattatatcatatatatgttgcaACAAAATTAATCTACTTTCTGTAATTTTTCTTACTTATATTTTAGCGGTATTTTAGTAAATGtttataattagtaatttatgataataaaaacatatgtttatgtaaaattcttttttgaaaatatattagttatattattgaaatttGCTTTATTTGAAAGTAGTTTAAGTTGGGACAAAAAATGTGTATTACTTTATGACATTACGTATGACATTACATGTGTTAGGATCATAAGCACTACAGAAAAGGTCCACATTGATATCacaaaataatatcttatttttCCGAACTGTTATTAAAGatgaatttgtaattttactaatatataataaCGTTTAACCAACGGTAAGATAGAAAATCTCTAAGGATGAATCTAAAATAACTTACTCTCCCAACACTTAGCCAAAGTAATCCACTTAAGCACcatttgtttacttttctcCCCATTTTCTCGAAAAACATCTCAAACCTAAACATTTCATACCCAAACAtctcacacacacaaattGAATCTAGTCCCAGCCACCTTGTAAACTCACCACCGTCAGATTGTAGTTAGCGAAAACCACTAACCTTGTCGTCAACCataattttgttcttctcccCCTGACATATTCTCCAACGCAATCACCATTAGACTTAAATCAAAGGCATGTCTTTCTTTGTTACTCTCATTTCCGTCTACTCTCATTTCTATGTGATTTTGACCAATTTCTATGTAATTCGATTTTAAGGTTTAGTCCTTATCTGTTAggtaaaattttgaaatatctaTCCCAGGCGCTTTTCCCAATGCATGCTAAAAGCAGGATGTAGCCTTCTATTAGCCAGATCTCAACTacctcttccttctcctaaaAAGAAGTTTGGTGAAGTTTCCTGGTACGATTTTCATGCTGGAGCGGctcttttcttaaaactgTTGTAATTAATTATCTGAACTTGAGATGATATTGGTCTGAGATGATGTGTCTATGATATGGTCTGAGATTGAGTTATTGTCTTATCTAGAATATTCTTACGTTAACTTTGATGTGATGCTTATGGGTTGAATTGTGGCTCTAAAGGCTTTAATTAAGCttataacatataaattgTTGAACAAATCATGCCATCTATGTAcgtaagaaattaaattatataagttAGGTTTCAGTTGGAATTCAgatactttaaaatatattttccaaCGTTTAATTCCTTACTGCAGAATTGATATGCTTATGTGAAAGAGCTCGAAATTTTGTACAGGTTGTGGCGGCGGTGATAAGAAACATTGATAGGATAATATGTATTTGCATCGActattgtaatatatattgtcaCTCAGGGAATGATGTGCTATCCACGATTTTTcggatttttttgtattatttcatttaaatataatttttatttatcaaattattcactcatacaataaataattacttttagaattaaaaatatttttttctaacaacattctcaacaatgcatcatacacataatttataaacaatatctgtcttaaaccaatttaatagaGGGTAGTGTTGGATTCTAGAAActtaagaatttgatgataaaGCTCCTTACGTATTCTTCACTATCAGTGATTTATTATATgaatatcaatttaaaagaataaaaataaaaatttaagagaatataaatagaaatttaagaaaataatttactcaaatcattaagtaATTCACGACTATTATACACTAatactttgagtttggattacaaaaaaaaatattcgggtatgagaaaactattaaaatagttttattgaaaaaatcatgtaatattaaaataaatttagtaatagtacaattaaatatgtaaaataaaataatatgtcaaattaaataataaatatatcattaacctataaattagaagttaAAAAGCTTATATTAATTATTCTATAGATACATGGCaaatgctaaagtgatgatgtgtcaatcatatgaagagagttggccaactttcatatatatgatttaaaaatcTGTCAAATATGAGAGAATTAACTTATGACGCATTTAGTTAAACTATTTTTACTCTTAAGATAATGCTTCTTTGGACTATATAAGTGAAAGAAACATGGGCCTATAGcctattattttaaaataaactcAAGCGCTTTAATTAATTATGCTAGGTcgaaatataaaatatggttCATATTGTGAGAGAGTGAGTGAGAGAGTTATGGCTTTGCAAAGAAGATTAGAAACATATTgtgaattaaattaaaaacagattaaaaaaaattagggcAACTAAGCTCTCATATTCTTCTCACACGTCTTTTTGCCATCCATTTCTGGAATCACCATTTCTAGAATCACCAATATACACACAAGTATTTATATACGCACGTCTTGAGTTCTTCTCGGGGAATAAATAGATGGATAATTTTGCTCTTTCATGCCCaatgtaagaaagaaacatgaaaaacctcaatgattaaattaaagtcttttaaaatgaaagaactcaaacttaaaaatgaacaaaaattaaaaaccttattataaatattgacAGCACAATAAACTTGTTGGAACTGTATCTTGTAAGCTAActtgtttaaagtttcttaCAAGTGTTTGaaaattggtaaaaatataaaaatattgatttataATGTTAACTTTCACATGC
It encodes the following:
- a CDS encoding Glycosyl hydrolase superfamily protein (Glycosyl hydrolase superfamily protein; FUNCTIONS IN: endo-1,4-beta-xylanase activity, hydrolase activity, hydrolyzing O-glycosyl compounds; INVOLVED IN: carbohydrate metabolic process; LOCATED IN: endomembrane system; CONTAINS InterPro DOMAIN/s: Glycoside hydrolase, family 10 (InterPro:IPR001000), Glycoside hydrolase, catalytic core (InterPro:IPR017853), Glycoside hydrolase, subgroup, catalytic core (InterPro:IPR013781); BEST Arabidopsis thaliana protein match is: Glycosyl hydrolase superfamily protein (TAIR:AT4G33820.1); Has 1960 Blast hits to 1953 proteins in 427 species: Archae - 8; Bacteria - 1140; Metazoa - 20; Fungi - 345; Plants - 268; Viruses - 0; Other Eukaryotes - 179 (source: NCBI BLink).), coding for MKRFNYGFFHLVLFLISLLLLGSGICMDPFSYDQSLKSECLMEPPQTTANTGGEGVKELKINENGGIRNVVEGVDLREGNIYITSAWVKLRNESQRKVGMTFSEKNGRNVFGGEVMAKRGCWSLLKGGITADFSGPIDIFFESDGLAGLEISVQNVRMQRFHKTQWRLQQDQVIEKIRKNKVRFQMSFKNKSALEGSVISIEQIKPSFLLGCAMNYRILESDSYREWFVSRFRLTSFTNEMKWYATEAVRGQENYKIADSMMQLAEENAILVKGHTVLWDDKYWQPNWVKTITDPEDLKNVTLNRMNSVMKRYKGRLIGWDVMNENVHFNYFENMLGGNASAIVYSLASKLDPDIPLFLNEFNTVEYDKDRVVSPVNVVKKMQEIVSFPGNNNIKGGIGAQGHFAPVQPNLAYMRYALDTLGSLSFPVWLTEVDMFKCPDQVKYMEDILREAYSHPAVKAIILYGGPEVSGFDKLTLADKDFKNTQAGDLIDKLLQEWKQEPVEIPIQHHEHNDEEGGRIIGFSPEISLLHGHYRVTVTNPSMKNLSTRFSVEVTKESGHLQEVQLVIDA
- a CDS encoding uncharacterized protein (unknown protein; Has 30201 Blast hits to 17322 proteins in 780 species: Archae - 12; Bacteria - 1396; Metazoa - 17338; Fungi - 3422; Plants - 5037; Viruses - 0; Other Eukaryotes - 2996 (source: NCBI BLink).) produces the protein MLKAGCSLLLARSQLPLPSPKKKFGEVSWYDFHAGAALFLKLL